A window of Ureibacillus composti contains these coding sequences:
- a CDS encoding MFS transporter, producing the protein MRWVVLGFLFLLSVLNYTDKSVLGLAAEPIMSELNLSYDQFGLVGSSFFAAYAIGSLVLGTLTYRFNSKYLLMMIAGGWTVSLASAYFVETLTQLIMLRVVLGFFEGSTLSMCLVHLARWFTSSQRGTATAIMTSGTTVGTYLAAPLLVSGITNIGWQHTFAMLGVASFVWAVFFFFMRDEPKQPLVEDVKSLASNKEVPFKHILKVFINPYVLSILVVGFVSMWITTWVLTWAPTYLTKIVGLEPQSMSLIFAGMGITGTVFAICAGKFTDYLFKKNKSLIKSYDRVLVTVLLVGAASYGMTTIVSSPVLACVFLGVGLIMNTSLLPLNSAIKTMIIPKNLVGSVTGVSLSISSMAGIIGPWITGYLITLAGDDVRAGFNSGVAVIVSLYVITAIVLLATRKLKISATEKEDANRAAEEEKMNLDVAVE; encoded by the coding sequence ATGCGTTGGGTTGTTTTAGGGTTTTTATTCTTATTATCTGTTTTAAACTATACGGATAAATCAGTTTTAGGTTTAGCCGCAGAGCCAATCATGTCCGAACTAAATTTATCTTATGATCAGTTTGGTTTAGTAGGAAGTAGCTTCTTCGCTGCATACGCTATCGGAAGTCTGGTTTTAGGTACATTAACGTATCGTTTCAACTCAAAATATTTATTAATGATGATTGCTGGTGGATGGACAGTATCATTAGCGAGCGCTTATTTTGTAGAAACGTTGACACAGTTAATTATGCTACGTGTTGTTCTAGGTTTCTTCGAAGGTAGTACGCTTAGTATGTGTCTAGTACACCTTGCACGATGGTTTACTAGTTCACAACGTGGTACCGCTACAGCTATTATGACTTCTGGTACAACAGTTGGTACGTATTTAGCTGCACCACTTTTAGTTTCGGGGATTACAAACATTGGTTGGCAACATACTTTCGCAATGCTAGGGGTAGCAAGCTTTGTATGGGCAGTCTTCTTTTTCTTTATGAGGGACGAGCCAAAGCAACCATTGGTGGAAGACGTAAAATCTTTAGCTTCTAACAAGGAAGTACCGTTCAAGCATATTTTAAAAGTATTCATCAACCCTTATGTATTATCAATTTTAGTTGTAGGTTTCGTATCAATGTGGATTACTACTTGGGTTCTTACATGGGCACCAACTTACTTAACGAAAATCGTTGGTCTTGAGCCACAAAGTATGAGCTTAATCTTCGCTGGAATGGGTATTACAGGTACAGTATTTGCCATTTGTGCAGGTAAATTTACAGATTACTTATTCAAGAAAAATAAAAGTCTTATCAAATCTTATGACCGTGTACTAGTAACAGTGTTACTGGTTGGTGCGGCTTCTTACGGAATGACAACGATTGTATCTTCACCTGTTTTAGCCTGTGTTTTCTTAGGAGTGGGCTTAATTATGAACACAAGCTTACTACCTTTAAACTCTGCGATTAAAACGATGATCATTCCGAAAAATTTAGTAGGTAGTGTAACAGGTGTTTCATTATCTATTTCAAGTATGGCGGGTATAATTGGTCCATGGATTACGGGTTACTTAATTACACTTGCAGGGGATGACGTACGTGCTGGCTTTAACTCAGGGGTAGCAGTAATTGTTAGTTTATATGTTATAACTGCAATCGTGTTACTAGCTACGCGTAAATTAAAAATTTCAGCAACTGAAAAAGAAGATGCAAATCGTGCTGCTGAAGAAGAGAAAATGAACTTAGATGTTGCAGTAGAGTAA
- a CDS encoding flavin reductase family protein — translation MDDRLFRDAMGKFATGVTVLLTENEGETHGMTANGFMSVSLDPKLVVISIGHKAKFLEKVSQSKKYTVNILAEDQEHYSRHFAGKPGESVEFETLAELPVLKGAIAQIACEVVSEHVEGDHTLFIGKVVDLHLEDKDPLLFFSGKYRQLTQLETIES, via the coding sequence ATGGATGATCGTTTATTTAGAGATGCAATGGGGAAATTCGCTACAGGTGTAACAGTTCTTTTAACAGAAAACGAGGGAGAAACTCATGGAATGACAGCAAACGGGTTTATGTCAGTATCATTAGATCCCAAGCTTGTCGTCATTTCTATTGGACATAAAGCAAAATTTTTAGAGAAAGTTTCACAATCTAAAAAATATACAGTAAATATTTTAGCGGAAGATCAAGAGCATTACTCACGTCATTTCGCTGGGAAGCCTGGTGAGTCAGTAGAGTTTGAAACATTAGCTGAACTACCAGTATTAAAAGGGGCCATTGCACAAATCGCATGTGAAGTTGTATCTGAACATGTAGAAGGTGACCATACATTATTCATTGGTAAAGTAGTAGATTTACATCTTGAAGATAAAGATCCGTTATTGTTCTTCAGTGGTAAATATCGTCAATTGACACAATTAGAAACAATTGAGTCGTAA
- a CDS encoding fumarylacetoacetate hydrolase family protein, with the protein MNIQLLAEALLEAERTKQPIAPLTETNEGITAADAYAVQLEQIRQKVDAGATVKGLKIGLTSKAMQEMLNVYTPDYGFILDTMVYDEVEGLPTESFIQPKVEFEIAFVFNKELKGPNVTVQDVIDATDYVVPAVEVIDSRIENWNIKFEDTVADNGSSAGAILGEKRTLLKDIEDITNIPMIVKKNGEFLDEATSSAVLGNPLNAVVWLANEVSTYDISIKPGMFVLSGALSKAVTFEAGDEFEADFGILGKVSVNILKEVVKK; encoded by the coding sequence ATGAATATTCAACTACTAGCTGAAGCATTGCTTGAAGCAGAACGTACGAAACAGCCAATTGCTCCATTAACTGAAACCAATGAAGGAATTACAGCTGCTGATGCTTATGCCGTTCAATTAGAGCAAATTCGTCAAAAAGTTGACGCTGGAGCGACAGTAAAAGGCTTAAAAATTGGTTTAACAAGTAAAGCGATGCAAGAAATGCTGAATGTATATACGCCGGACTACGGCTTTATTTTAGATACGATGGTTTATGACGAGGTAGAAGGGTTACCGACTGAGTCGTTTATTCAACCAAAGGTAGAATTTGAAATTGCTTTTGTTTTCAATAAAGAGTTAAAGGGACCAAATGTGACAGTGCAAGATGTCATCGATGCAACTGACTATGTGGTACCAGCAGTAGAAGTAATTGATAGCCGTATCGAGAATTGGAATATTAAATTCGAAGATACAGTGGCCGACAACGGTTCCTCAGCAGGTGCCATTTTAGGTGAAAAACGCACACTACTGAAAGATATTGAAGACATTACAAATATTCCAATGATCGTAAAGAAAAATGGTGAATTTTTAGATGAGGCAACAAGCTCGGCCGTGTTAGGTAACCCACTTAATGCAGTTGTTTGGTTAGCAAATGAAGTGAGTACATATGACATTTCAATCAAGCCCGGCATGTTTGTTTTATCAGGAGCACTATCAAAAGCTGTTACCTTCGAAGCAGGCGATGAATTCGAGGCTGACTTCGGCATACTCGGAAAAGTAAGCGTTAACATTTTGAAGGAAGTGGTGAAAAAATGA
- a CDS encoding acetaldehyde dehydrogenase (acetylating) gives MTKLKVGIIGSGNIGTDLMYKIERSPVLEMSVMVGIDPNSDGLKRAKRRGYEIISNGIDGLMERLDLVDIVYDATSAYAHKRNSDLLTAAGKKVIDLTPAAIGPFTVPPVNLKEHIEKSNVNMVTCGGQATIPMIHAINRVVPVDYAEIVATIASLSAGPGTRANIDEFTSTTSKAIEVVGGAKKGKAIIILNPAEPPIIMRDAIHALVEEEGHEEAITKSIQDMVVEVQAYVPGYTLKATPIFEGKKVSVFIEVNGAADYLPAYAGNLDIMTAAAVQVGNEMARHLQRDKEVIS, from the coding sequence ATGACAAAGCTTAAGGTTGGAATTATTGGATCAGGAAATATCGGAACGGATTTAATGTATAAAATTGAGCGCAGCCCAGTGTTAGAAATGAGCGTTATGGTTGGGATTGATCCGAACTCTGATGGTCTAAAACGTGCGAAACGTCGCGGTTATGAAATTATTTCAAACGGAATCGACGGCTTAATGGAACGCCTTGATTTAGTTGATATCGTATATGACGCAACAAGTGCCTATGCACATAAGCGTAATAGTGATTTATTAACTGCAGCAGGTAAAAAAGTAATTGATTTAACACCAGCTGCAATCGGACCATTTACAGTTCCACCAGTAAATTTAAAAGAGCATATCGAAAAATCAAACGTGAATATGGTTACGTGCGGTGGCCAGGCGACAATTCCGATGATTCATGCAATCAATCGTGTTGTGCCTGTCGACTATGCTGAAATTGTTGCCACAATTGCTAGTCTTTCTGCAGGTCCTGGTACACGTGCGAATATCGATGAATTCACAAGTACAACATCTAAAGCAATCGAAGTAGTTGGCGGTGCGAAAAAAGGGAAAGCGATTATTATTTTAAACCCGGCTGAGCCACCAATTATTATGCGTGATGCCATCCATGCCTTAGTAGAAGAAGAAGGACATGAAGAAGCCATTACGAAGTCCATTCAAGATATGGTCGTGGAAGTACAGGCTTACGTTCCAGGCTACACATTAAAAGCAACACCAATTTTTGAAGGCAAAAAAGTATCTGTATTTATCGAAGTAAATGGTGCAGCAGACTATTTACCGGCATACGCTGGTAACTTAGATATTATGACGGCAGCTGCAGTACAAGTCGGTAATGAAATGGCGCGCCACCTACAGCGCGATAAGGAGGTCATCTCATGA
- the dmpG gene encoding 4-hydroxy-2-oxovalerate aldolase produces the protein MTLNILDVSLRDGSHSVRHSFTEDQVRAAARGLNAAGVRYFEVSHGDGLGGSSLQYGLSATSELKLIEAAVSECTTSEVAVLLIPGIGTKQDLENAAKLGAKMVRVATHVTEADVAAQHIELARNLGMKTVGFLMMSHMAPVEKIVEQAKLFESYGAEIVYVTDSAGAMLPQDVTNRIAALRQSIQCDIGFHAHNNLSMAMANTIAAVEAGATYIDGSMRALGAGAGNTQTEVMVAVLERLGYETGVDLYKLMDTANDVIAPIMQQSQEVTGSSLTLGYAGVYSSFLLHAQKAAKQFGVDERDLLIKIGQMKAVGGQEDLIYEVAQTLAR, from the coding sequence ATGACATTAAATATTTTAGATGTATCGTTACGTGATGGAAGTCACTCGGTACGCCATTCCTTTACAGAGGATCAAGTACGTGCTGCAGCAAGAGGTTTAAATGCAGCGGGTGTTCGATATTTTGAAGTATCACACGGAGATGGCTTAGGTGGCTCTTCATTACAATACGGCTTGTCAGCAACGAGCGAATTAAAATTGATTGAAGCTGCTGTATCTGAATGTACAACGTCAGAGGTCGCAGTACTATTGATCCCTGGAATCGGAACAAAACAAGATTTAGAAAATGCAGCGAAATTAGGAGCAAAAATGGTTCGTGTAGCAACTCACGTAACAGAAGCTGATGTGGCTGCACAACATATTGAGTTAGCTCGTAATCTTGGCATGAAAACAGTTGGATTTTTAATGATGAGCCATATGGCACCTGTTGAAAAAATTGTAGAACAAGCAAAATTATTCGAAAGTTACGGAGCTGAAATCGTTTATGTAACCGATTCCGCTGGTGCGATGTTACCACAAGATGTAACGAATCGAATTGCAGCACTTAGACAAAGTATCCAATGCGACATCGGCTTCCATGCCCATAACAATTTATCGATGGCAATGGCAAATACAATTGCAGCAGTTGAAGCTGGAGCGACTTACATTGATGGAAGTATGCGCGCATTAGGTGCCGGAGCTGGAAATACACAAACAGAAGTCATGGTTGCAGTTTTAGAACGCTTAGGCTATGAAACAGGTGTTGATCTATATAAATTAATGGATACGGCAAATGATGTGATTGCACCAATCATGCAACAATCGCAAGAAGTCACTGGTAGTAGCTTAACTTTAGGTTACGCTGGCGTGTACTCAAGCTTCTTGTTACATGCACAAAAGGCCGCTAAACAATTCGGTGTCGATGAACGTGACCTTTTAATAAAAATTGGGCAAATGAAGGCTGTTGGTGGACAAGAAGATTTAATCTATGAAGTAGCACAAACTCTAGCAAGATAA
- a CDS encoding FAD synthetase family protein, whose protein sequence is MKVIYVNANNLQEIKQSCPDVAMALGYFDGVHLGHQKVIQTAKEKAQAHNLSLAVLSFFPHPKSVLVPGSEVSYLEPLEQKAEKLEKLGVDIFYIVEFTKELAKVEANEFLDDYIIGLNAKEIICGFDYTYGSKASGTVRTLAVYAATQRVGLTVVEELQWNNQKISSTLIRKHLTERKLNELPNILGGFYKTKYCQRNGLLPNYSLPNVGSYKVLIEDQHSIIECVATVKCKKHIQIHHELSTLSNLLTIQWVDQFETVSN, encoded by the coding sequence ATGAAGGTAATCTATGTGAATGCTAATAACTTACAAGAGATTAAACAATCTTGTCCCGATGTGGCTATGGCACTTGGTTATTTTGATGGTGTGCATTTAGGACACCAAAAGGTAATTCAAACCGCTAAAGAAAAAGCACAAGCACACAATTTATCACTAGCGGTTCTCTCTTTTTTCCCACATCCTAAAAGTGTGCTAGTCCCGGGCTCCGAAGTCTCATATCTAGAGCCACTAGAACAAAAGGCTGAAAAGTTAGAAAAGCTCGGGGTAGACATTTTTTATATCGTAGAGTTTACAAAGGAATTAGCAAAAGTAGAAGCAAACGAATTCTTAGATGATTATATTATTGGGTTGAATGCTAAAGAAATTATTTGTGGTTTCGACTACACCTATGGGTCGAAAGCAAGTGGTACTGTTAGAACACTAGCAGTTTATGCGGCCACACAGCGAGTAGGCCTAACTGTTGTTGAGGAGTTACAGTGGAATAATCAAAAAATTAGTTCGACTTTGATTCGAAAGCACTTAACAGAACGAAAGCTTAATGAATTACCCAATATATTGGGAGGCTTTTATAAAACCAAGTATTGTCAAAGAAATGGGCTATTACCAAACTATTCATTACCCAATGTAGGTAGTTATAAAGTTTTGATTGAAGATCAACATTCTATTATTGAGTGTGTCGCGACGGTTAAGTGTAAAAAACATATTCAGATTCATCATGAATTATCCACACTATCGAATTTATTAACGATCCAATGGGTGGACCAATTCGAAACAGTATCAAACTAA
- the pyc gene encoding pyruvate carboxylase encodes MNTLKKVLVANRGEIAIRVFRALTELNLKTVAIYSREDSGSYHRYKADESYLVGAGKKPIDAYLDIEGIIAIAKSCGADAIHPGYGFLSENLEFAQRCEQEGIVFIGPESRHLDMFGDKVKAREQAIQADIPVIPGTDGPVQSLEEVQQFADTYGYPIMIKAALGGGGRGMRMVEHAEDIASAYERAKSEAKAAFGSDEVYVEKCIIQPKHIEVQIIGDRHGNIIHLYERDCSIQRRHQKVVEIAPSISLSEELRNRICDAAVKLMKNVGYVNAGTVEFLVAGDDFYFIEVNPRIQVEHTITEMITGIDIVQTQIHIADGKSLLSEEVGIPEQQDIPLFGYAIQSRVTTEDPLNHFMPDTGKLQVYRSSGGFGVRLDAGNGFQGAVVTPYYDSLLVKVSTWGTTFKQAAEKMNRNLREFRIRGVKTNIPFLENVVTHPKFLSGEFNTNFIDTTEELFNFKLPRNRGSKLLNYIGNVTVNGFPSVESKSKPIFTKPVVPSILIPEELSGTKQILDTQGAEGLVKWIHEQEDVLLTDTTMRDAHQSLLATRMRTADMLAVSKQTAAGMKDFFSLEMWGGATFDVAYRFLKEDPWKRLEKLRKEIPNVLFQMLIRGANAVGYKNYPDNVIREFISQSAETGIDVFRIFDSLNWIKSMEVSIEAVRDAGKVAEAAICYTGDILNDNRAKYTVQYYKDMAKELENAGAHILAIKDMAGLLKPEAAYRLISELKDVTTLPIHLHTHDTSGNGIYTYVRAIDAGVDIIDTALGSMSGLTSQPSANSLAYAVSGTERQVRADIDALESLSDYYGEVRKFYSEFESGMVSPHSEVYVHEMPGGQYSNLQQQAKGVGLGARWEEVKTMYGRVNLMFGDIVKVTPSSKVVGDMALFMVQNDLDEHSVIERGATLDFPASVIELFQGYLGQPHGGFPEELQKVILKEREAITVRPGELLPAVDFEALRLMLEEKYPNREITEHDCISHALYDKVFEDYIAAEEQFGDISVLDTATFIYGLKLGEEINVEIEKGKTLIVKLVSIGEAQHDGTRVLYFELNGQSRELIIQDSHVKTTGTAAVKADPSNPNQIGATMPGTVLKVVVPKGSSVKRGDHLLITEAMKMETTVQAPRDGIISDIYVVEGDSISTGDLLIEFE; translated from the coding sequence ATGAACACGCTAAAAAAAGTATTAGTAGCCAATCGTGGAGAAATTGCGATTCGAGTATTCCGTGCATTAACAGAACTGAATCTTAAAACAGTAGCAATCTATTCTCGAGAAGATAGTGGCTCATATCATCGTTATAAAGCAGATGAATCGTATTTAGTTGGTGCTGGAAAAAAGCCAATTGATGCGTATTTAGATATTGAGGGAATCATTGCAATTGCGAAAAGTTGTGGAGCAGATGCAATCCATCCAGGATACGGCTTTTTATCGGAAAACTTAGAGTTTGCACAGAGATGCGAACAAGAAGGGATCGTCTTTATTGGGCCTGAATCGCGTCATTTAGATATGTTTGGCGATAAAGTAAAGGCTCGTGAACAAGCAATTCAAGCTGATATTCCTGTTATTCCCGGAACAGATGGACCGGTTCAATCATTAGAAGAAGTACAGCAATTTGCCGATACATACGGTTATCCGATTATGATTAAAGCTGCCCTAGGTGGTGGTGGACGAGGCATGCGTATGGTAGAACATGCAGAAGATATCGCCTCAGCATATGAACGAGCGAAATCTGAAGCGAAAGCAGCGTTTGGTTCAGATGAAGTATATGTAGAAAAATGTATTATTCAACCAAAGCATATTGAAGTACAAATCATTGGGGATCGACATGGAAACATTATTCATCTGTATGAGCGTGATTGCTCCATTCAACGTCGTCATCAAAAAGTAGTTGAAATTGCGCCATCTATCTCTTTATCAGAAGAGTTACGTAATAGAATTTGCGATGCTGCCGTTAAATTGATGAAAAACGTTGGTTATGTGAATGCAGGGACGGTTGAGTTTTTAGTTGCTGGAGATGACTTTTATTTCATCGAAGTGAACCCACGTATTCAAGTGGAACATACGATTACTGAAATGATTACGGGTATTGATATTGTACAAACACAAATTCATATAGCCGATGGAAAGTCATTATTAAGTGAAGAAGTAGGGATTCCCGAACAACAAGATATTCCGTTATTCGGTTATGCCATTCAATCCCGTGTCACAACAGAAGATCCATTAAATCATTTCATGCCGGATACTGGGAAACTACAAGTCTATCGATCTTCAGGTGGGTTTGGTGTACGTTTAGATGCTGGAAATGGATTCCAAGGCGCAGTTGTGACACCGTATTATGATTCATTACTCGTAAAAGTTTCCACATGGGGCACGACCTTTAAACAGGCAGCTGAAAAAATGAACCGAAATTTACGTGAGTTTCGTATTCGCGGTGTGAAAACAAATATTCCGTTTTTAGAGAACGTTGTAACGCACCCTAAGTTCTTATCTGGAGAATTCAATACGAATTTTATTGATACAACAGAAGAGCTGTTCAATTTTAAATTACCACGAAATCGCGGATCGAAATTATTAAATTATATCGGGAACGTAACAGTAAATGGTTTCCCAAGTGTTGAATCGAAATCAAAACCGATTTTCACAAAACCCGTTGTACCAAGCATTCTTATTCCAGAAGAATTGTCTGGCACAAAACAAATTTTAGACACTCAAGGCGCTGAAGGGCTTGTAAAATGGATTCATGAACAAGAAGATGTCCTCTTAACAGATACCACGATGCGTGATGCACATCAATCTTTACTTGCCACACGTATGCGTACAGCCGATATGCTAGCTGTTTCAAAACAAACTGCTGCAGGGATGAAAGATTTCTTTTCACTTGAAATGTGGGGTGGCGCGACATTTGATGTGGCTTATCGCTTTTTAAAGGAAGATCCATGGAAACGTTTAGAAAAGCTGCGAAAAGAGATTCCCAATGTCCTGTTCCAAATGTTAATACGTGGAGCAAATGCAGTTGGATATAAAAATTACCCAGACAACGTCATTCGTGAATTTATTAGCCAATCTGCTGAAACAGGGATCGATGTATTTAGAATTTTCGACTCGCTAAACTGGATTAAATCGATGGAGGTATCGATTGAAGCAGTACGCGATGCGGGGAAAGTGGCCGAGGCAGCGATTTGCTATACAGGTGATATTTTAAATGACAATCGTGCGAAGTATACTGTGCAATATTATAAAGATATGGCAAAAGAGTTAGAAAACGCTGGCGCACATATTTTAGCCATCAAAGATATGGCCGGTTTATTAAAACCAGAAGCTGCCTATCGTTTAATTTCTGAGTTAAAAGATGTCACAACTTTACCAATTCATTTGCATACGCATGATACAAGTGGTAATGGAATTTACACTTATGTACGTGCGATTGATGCGGGTGTAGATATTATTGATACAGCACTTGGTTCAATGTCTGGATTAACATCACAACCCTCTGCCAATTCACTTGCCTATGCTGTATCAGGTACAGAGCGTCAGGTGCGCGCTGATATCGATGCATTAGAATCACTATCTGATTATTATGGAGAGGTACGTAAATTCTACAGTGAATTTGAAAGTGGAATGGTGAGCCCACATTCTGAAGTATATGTACACGAGATGCCAGGTGGACAATATAGTAATCTTCAACAACAAGCAAAGGGTGTAGGACTGGGTGCACGTTGGGAAGAAGTTAAAACCATGTATGGTCGTGTAAATCTCATGTTTGGGGACATTGTAAAAGTAACACCATCCTCAAAAGTTGTCGGAGATATGGCGCTCTTTATGGTACAAAATGATTTAGATGAACACTCGGTTATTGAGCGTGGTGCAACGCTAGACTTCCCAGCGTCAGTTATTGAACTATTCCAAGGTTACTTGGGGCAACCTCATGGTGGATTCCCAGAAGAATTACAAAAGGTAATTTTAAAAGAACGTGAAGCCATCACAGTACGCCCAGGTGAATTATTGCCCGCAGTAGATTTCGAAGCGTTACGATTAATGCTTGAAGAAAAGTATCCTAATCGTGAGATTACAGAGCATGATTGTATTTCACATGCGCTATATGACAAAGTATTTGAAGATTATATCGCAGCGGAAGAACAATTTGGAGATATCTCTGTATTAGATACAGCAACATTTATCTACGGACTAAAATTAGGTGAAGAAATTAATGTTGAGATTGAAAAAGGAAAAACCCTAATTGTAAAATTAGTATCCATTGGAGAAGCTCAACACGATGGCACGCGAGTGTTATATTTTGAATTAAATGGTCAATCCCGTGAGCTGATCATTCAAGATAGTCATGTGAAAACAACAGGGACAGCTGCAGTAAAAGCAGACCCATCCAATCCGAATCAAATTGGGGCTACGATGCCGGGAACGGTTTTAAAAGTCGTTGTACCAAAAGGTAGTTCTGTTAAACGTGGGGATCACCTACTCATTACAGAAGCCATGAAAATGGAAACAACGGTACAAGCACCTAGAGATGGGATAATCTCAGATATCTATGTTGTAGAAGGAGATTCGATTTCAACAGGTGATCTATTAATTGAATTTGAGTAG
- a CDS encoding site-specific integrase: MEENLFSLNQYRIIQETEKSIEQVKNKKLDMYQPDFKQFEIFCERNFLPLDFDSLELYLHNLITVQRVRLSTFNRRLAGVKYWLMNKLNMQQTLEQEDRVRLLRQLYNEETFLRLKPQRGIRAESQNDVLRLIDRFDTNKKADIRKRAICLVNLITANRPSEMVRLKVSDFDLENRTVWVMMTKQGEMKEKRLTLECVQAVKKYISECELQPDDYFVGAADKWGNHTSRQIHEDSYSQSIHNWLGFAPYTFRKTQITAMYQKGADIPTIAKQSGHKSHQTIMEHYINLKTSDVDEFL, from the coding sequence GTGGAAGAAAATCTTTTTTCATTAAACCAGTATCGCATTATTCAAGAAACGGAAAAATCAATCGAGCAAGTTAAAAATAAAAAACTCGACATGTATCAACCGGACTTTAAGCAATTTGAAATTTTTTGTGAGAGAAATTTCTTGCCACTAGATTTTGATTCGCTTGAACTTTACTTACATAATTTAATCACCGTGCAGCGTGTTCGTCTTTCTACGTTTAATCGTCGATTAGCCGGTGTGAAATATTGGCTCATGAACAAATTGAATATGCAACAAACACTGGAACAAGAAGATCGTGTTCGTTTATTGCGACAACTATATAATGAAGAAACTTTTTTACGCCTTAAACCGCAACGGGGAATTCGTGCGGAAAGTCAAAATGATGTGCTGCGTTTAATCGATCGCTTTGATACCAACAAAAAGGCAGATATTCGGAAACGTGCCATTTGTCTAGTAAACTTGATTACCGCAAACCGTCCATCAGAAATGGTACGTCTTAAGGTTAGTGATTTTGACTTAGAAAATCGTACAGTTTGGGTCATGATGACAAAACAGGGGGAAATGAAGGAAAAGCGTCTCACTCTAGAATGTGTTCAGGCAGTGAAGAAGTATATTTCAGAATGTGAGCTTCAACCTGACGATTATTTTGTGGGGGCTGCAGATAAGTGGGGAAACCATACGAGTCGTCAAATTCATGAAGATAGTTATAGCCAGTCTATTCATAATTGGCTTGGGTTTGCGCCATACACCTTCCGAAAAACGCAAATTACAGCCATGTATCAAAAAGGTGCTGATATACCAACGATTGCAAAGCAGTCTGGCCATAAATCGCATCAAACCATTATGGAACATTATATTAACTTGAAAACTAGTGATGTGGATGAGTTTTTATAA
- the istB gene encoding IS21-like element helper ATPase IstB produces the protein MNEAIHQLCKQLRLAHIAESIDDVPFTTPEEYIYQLLLKEQMGREQAKIARNLKQARFIDTKTLETYQWHKDISLPNHITKEELVKLEFIRRNENLILVGAPGTGKTHLASALGRKACEQGYEVRFYRVSHLVEELEQALKTGKLKQFRSKLEKVDLMILDEMGYLPFGKEGAELLFQIITECYEQKSLIITSNLEFSQWNRIFSDSRLTAALVDRLIHHAHIISYTGQSFRLANALSRKQ, from the coding sequence ATGAATGAAGCGATTCATCAATTGTGTAAACAGCTAAGACTAGCCCATATAGCTGAATCTATTGACGATGTTCCATTTACAACGCCAGAAGAATATATTTACCAACTTTTATTAAAAGAACAAATGGGGCGAGAACAAGCCAAAATAGCACGAAACTTAAAACAAGCGCGATTTATTGATACAAAAACATTAGAAACCTATCAATGGCATAAAGATATCAGTTTACCAAATCATATAACCAAAGAAGAATTAGTGAAATTAGAGTTCATTCGAAGAAATGAAAATTTAATTTTAGTTGGAGCGCCAGGTACTGGGAAAACACATTTAGCATCAGCACTAGGTAGAAAGGCTTGTGAGCAAGGATATGAGGTCCGTTTTTATAGAGTTTCACATTTAGTAGAAGAATTAGAGCAGGCACTAAAAACGGGAAAATTAAAGCAATTTCGAAGTAAGTTAGAGAAAGTAGATTTGATGATTTTAGATGAAATGGGTTACCTTCCATTTGGAAAAGAAGGAGCTGAACTACTCTTTCAAATTATTACGGAGTGTTACGAGCAAAAGAGTTTAATTATTACGTCAAACTTAGAATTTAGTCAGTGGAATCGTATTTTTTCAGATTCGCGTTTAACAGCAGCTCTGGTGGATCGCTTAATTCACCATGCCCATATTATTTCTTATACGGGACAGAGCTTCCGTTTAGCCAACGCGTTGTCGAGAAAACAGTAA